The Vigna unguiculata cultivar IT97K-499-35 chromosome 1, ASM411807v1, whole genome shotgun sequence nucleotide sequence taatgACTAAGAGGGAAGGAACCCACTAGGAGTTAGGCATAGTGCTAAGCATTCTTCGCTCCTAGTCCTAGGGGGAGTATAAAGGTTTGTGCCCCGAAGATGCAACTTCTGAAGAGGACTAACCTTATTGCTCCGTACCTGAAAGGACTAGTCTTACACTTCAAGGATGCGGGAAGGGAATACCtgtgaaacaaataaataactaacAGGAAAAGAGTGTGAAAAACTGCATTATAAGGAATGGAATTTTACACAAGGCAACATGTTGGTACGCATGACAGTTGTGTGCTATAATTGAGATTTGAGACATCTAAATTTTGATGGTTTTAGTAGAGTCTTTTTAGTTTGTGgatattatataaagataagaTTTCTATTCCAATGTTGTTGCCTTTATGATGGCGGAATATAAGGTTAATGAAAACTtaaatagaatgtttgtgtagTTTCCTGGATTTCATGATCTGTTCCTTATCTCAAGTGTCATATATCAGTCTGTGAGGATTGGATTGGATTGTTTATGTATGTAGTTAACATATATCACACACAGTAGCAATCATTGCTGGTTTTTGTTTTTGACAATAATACCTGTTCTAATAAAGAATTGATAATTTGTAACTTGAGAAGCCTACCAGGTTGCCATGGTTGTTATGTGGTAGAtctgacattttttaaaatttatttaaattcaaataaagtaTAGTTTAAAAGGAACAGTTGAGGTTACATGCCCGCTGGTTCTACTAGTTTACTTGGACTTGAACATTTTGTCTTTTATCCTAACCCCTTTTCCCAAGTGAGTTGCCTTGTGTCAAAATTGATTGCTCATTAACCTTCCCGACCTTTTGATTTTCTCATCctcttttttatgattttttatgcCTTGTCACTTCCAACTTCCTTTGTCTTTAGTGCATGACtcaaaaaacactttttattCCTCCTATGAGTTTTACTACCTTTTTAGGTATGTGACTATTCCTCCCATAAGTGTCTAATACGGTGGCTTTAACAAGATGGTGATTGCAATGGGATTTTAACAACTGCACTGCAAATAAAGTCTACGCACATGGTAACTTGAGTTGCCTACTAAGTCACACTAGTTGAATTTTCACAAAAgcaatttaaaatgataaatttattctATCTTTTAGAACGTGATTCTGTGTCCTCACGTACTGATATCGAATCTAAACATTTCAAGCTGTTGCTGCAAAACAGTAGcagaaaattttatcaattgtatTGGTACAACGGTTATTGCCAAAACATGTCTCATGAAATGGCAATCTTCAGTGATTTGTGTTGTTtcttaataaggaaatttaattaatattgtatgGTTCTGtgattaatttcaaataatcaTGCAGATCTAAGTGGCAGAGATTAAATCTGAATTCAGCATAAAAAATAACATGGCTGAGGTTGAAATGAGAGGTTTACACTTTCAACGAATATAGACGTTTTATCAGAAGTTGACTCGTCTCATCAGATTATGTATGGAGTATGGAGTAGTGACAATAATGGGAAATTGATCCAATGCAATAACAACGAGAGCAGTAGAGCATCACCCTTGTAATCATATTTTCGCCATAAACTCCAGTGTGAATGGCAAACATAAtcatattttctccattatttattcttttcatgGAACTTGTATTTTGCATTTGAAATTTCCGTGTGAATGCACTCTTTACCTCGAAGGCTGGgtgataataattaataaaaaaatttatcagtGATTTCTAACGAATTCATCACCATACCATTTACAAGCATGCAgaaaacaacaaatatatattatattttagctCATATTTACCAATATTTAACTTTCTCTACACATCTAACCACCCTTCCGCATCTTTTCTCATTTCTTGTTGTTGATCcgttattattttactttttaatttaaattaaatcacTTTCGTCCGTTTACATAATtcaattgatataattaaaattgtaataattataaatcTACATAATTATACTATATTACAATAACTACTCCAAGACACAAAcatttcatgttattttatcTTTACAATTACCTctcttaatttgttttaaaaatattacgcCTGGCATCTATTTTACTTTACAGAACATCCTTAATTGTTTGAAAACATTATATTGTATCTATAAGGAGGTcattataaatgttaaaaaaaaagagaggtgAAGATGTGTGTATAATTTCACGAAACTTCGTCGTAGTTAGTACAATTTGTAATTATCAAATGTTCGTATATTATTAGGAAAGAGTGTGACCATATCTTGAGAGATACTCAAATGGCTAAATATAGATTAAGAGTTGATAAAGTTGATGAATACTTTTGTACCAAAtacataatcataaaaaataaattacacaatAGAAAGGATACGGTAGAAGTAGAAAAtacatgcaaaaataaaatgatcCATAGTTAGTTGCAGATATTATTTTTCTTCGTGTAAATGGCCATTATCctatactagtgtaaacacaggcgctatcgcgcctgcgtGTACACATTttcgaattatatttataattgatgatattgtaatgttattaagttaatgaacaaaataaaagtatatttataaaaattaaagtgaaatgtatggagaaaatatgaaaaaaataattgttgatgaatagtatgagaaaaaagaaaaaggagataaataaatagttttataaaaacttgtaaaattaaccgttaatttttaaaaatttaataaataattaaattgtaaagggtaaaattggaattatgaaatgtggacacaaaagagggaatcccctttatatatagttatagatgtCTGTGTCTCTCTCCATccgtaattttataattattttttaataatatttttttattttaataaataattataatatctaaaatttattattataaaagataaatattcatgCTCAATTGAGTTTGTTGTTAACTTTCAACTTAAAAACTTGAACGATAAGAGATTATTCATCTCAATTTAAAGTTAGAGTAGTTCACAAGCCATATCCTAGTATTTGGAcacaagattttaaaaattgaaaaaaaaaatgtatgtatatatatatatatattaagtttgaactaattttatcaatttttttttctaatttgtgTTTGAATTAGCTTATtagaatttatttgattttaaattcttatttagataaaatatttaaatcacaacaaaatataaaaataaatcattcagTCGCGTCCACAGCTATCTTCAACTAATAAAATGTGGTTATTATCTATAAAAAATTAGCCTCATCAACAGTATTTGAgaaaattttgacaaatatcaagtcagaaatatttttaattttgcattagTCGATATATAATCTCTACAATATTAAGCAACAAATAATTCATGTCAATAAcagttaaaaattatgatttaaataagctgaaaatattgttttcaaCATTTGATAAAGGACCTAGCTAGCATAAATCTAGAAATAATTCTCTCAGTGTTAGTAGAGAAAATCTAATGAACTTCGCTTTGagacaaatatttttgtcaatgTTGATGGACGTTAGTCGAAAACAACATCAATTTACatcaattgaaaataataaatattgatattaattgaaaaaattatatttaacatcAACTAAAAATCTTGTAGATATTCTAAAAAGCAATCctatttttcatcaattaaGAAATAACTAACTTATATcggcaaaaaaaataaaattttgagaatGATGACTCAAAAATAACTACCATTCACTTAAACTTGAACTCGAGAGAAATGTTCATCAACAACCGTTTAACAATTATATTGAACTAATAATACTTCAAAGTAAATTGAAATGTCAACTTATTTATcaaagttgaataaaaaaatatccttATCGAAATTGAATCGAggagataatatgaaaaaaaaaatggattcaaGTGAAAAAAGatgtgaaaattttcaaaatttgacttaaaaaaaaactggagatctataattttaagtaataaattatcttcctaaatttcaaaaactttaatttgttttaaaatttatatcaaaaccatatattttgtcataaagtattttaattattcataaaaatacacCTTTTAAAAATTTCTCATCATAAgagtcaaaattaaaataatcaaaccaCTTATCTGTCATTCATTGGATCTTAGCATCTGAATTAAATCTCAAGCTTTTGCAGTACTTTACTGTCTCACAGTCACAGAGATAACGTGTCTCGTTTACTCCTTTAGATAActctaattatataaaagattgatattatttttaactcaaaattttaGGTAACGAATttttactttcttatttttaattaatgtgaaGGACCTAGACCCTAAACTTAGACTTAAACTTACTTAACGGGTCTCTGTAGAGAAGGACCTAGACTCACACTGATCCCTAATATTTTCCGGCTATTTTTGCTGCATACAATTGTACGTAGTTAATCAGATTTAACTTAAGGTGAAAGATGGTCAATTAGATTTTGTGAAAGAAACCAGTTATCAATAGAGTTCACATAAATATCACTGATTCTCCAAAATTAACTAATCTTCGTGAACCCTTATCTGTTTCTTCattcatcatatatttttcCATTAATCCCTCTGTAAACAGATTTTTACTATGAACCCTTATGCTTCCTGCACACTTTCTCAGTGTTCTGAATTACTTGCGATCGTTTTTGGTTTGATATGTAACCTTGAGAAAAAGATAATGAAGTCTAagtctcttctttcttttctcatcTAATGTGTGTTACACTGTATAAGGCaagccagaaaaaaaaaaaagggaaaattgAAGCATGAAACTGTATTGGAACTTGGAATACATTGCTACTTTACTTCAGGTATGCTTTCCAACACCGGTTTCCACCCTTGCGAAACATCATCGTTCTTCTGAGACAAATCTTCACCCTTATTCTCATGAACCAGAGACAACATCTTGGTCACAGAAAACCCTTCATTCTGCAGCATATTCTGCAGTTCTTGCTTACTAATAACAAGCTTAATCCTAACCACGTTATTACTTTTCTCTACATCTTCAACTTCTGGCTCCGCGAACCTCACCTTCTTGTTGCTttttggtgatggtggtggaagaGCCACAAGGTGGTATAACTGTCCTCTCACCAACTTTCTCTGTGGCTCAAGATACCGCACCACTGTGAGAGATTCGGACACTGCATGCCCAGAAAAGTGTAGCAGAACCTCTTCCACTTTGATGGGTGTTTTGTATTCCAGAATTTTTCCGTCTGCTTTCATGATTTTCACAACCTTGTCTTGCAGCGCTAAGCAATTTCCCATGGCTTTTGTGTAGTGGTTTTCTTTGTAAGCGAAGATGGTGGAGATTGGTTTTGTGAATGCGAGAGAAGGAGCTGCGAAAGGTGCAATATTTAAAGCAATGGTTTCTGGAAAATAGCCTCGTGTTGTAGCATGTATTACGAGAATACCTTGTGCTCTTTCTCCTTTTTGTCTTCTTTGGAAGTTGCATTATCGGATATATAGCGTGTGGATTAATTAataggaaaatattttaattttcttttctatttaattCATCGTCCAATTTGTATCTATCTAGTCCCAGATATTCAGAGTTAATATTGAGATGCTTGGAGCAAGTAGCAGAGCTTCAATTAGTGATGTTGATAATTAAAGAGGGTATACttgttttatatacttattCACATGAAAGAATAGTttgtagaaagaaaaagaaattctgACGATAAAAAAGTTGTTtctcttgttaattttttatttataattatctttataaattaattttaggtgtttctaaataatttattaatataaattaattttagaaattaattttgagTATATTCAAAGTAAATTAAAGATGCACgtaattttatataatgaaaaagactaaattatgATTAACAACATAATgattaaattgagatttttcataaaatatttgtaataataatatatggtTATGTCACACGCTCTCTCGCATGTTACAAGATCCTTAAATTTCATTTGACAtgtgacaaattaaaaaaaaaaaacaaattaaaataaattgaaaaaaaacacacatatattaaaaaaaatgactaacaaaatatgaaaatctaAATAAGATTTTCgaacaaataaaatgattattaaaatattttaactttaaatatatctatttaattatattattgtgaTTATCCAAAATAATCGGTCAATATTTTggaacaaaatatataactaaggatttttttttatctaaacaGCAGGGATGAAGCTATTAGATTTTAATGATATATcgaatgaaaataatatgttcttaatttttatttaaatgtccaaaaacaaattataaatacaagATATCATAAAAGACTGTACTTagttctttttcattgttttatatacatcatatacattattttataatctctTCTCAACTCGATACTAAAAAAAGGTTTAGTGTTTGTTTTCAGTATAAATTCAATTGAATGATGTATTCATCTTAAAATcagtttattaaaaactaaaaattgcGATGGAGGAGGGGAGACTTTTTTAGGGATGACAATTCGGGACAAACTATAAGTTTGCACAAAAATACGCGAGATaggttgagaagttgaatttgtTGGCCTGCGATGGCCCATCCCGTAATCCATGCAGGCTAAAGGCGAGACGGGACGGGCTGACCCACTTATAAAGTTATATGTTATCATTTTTTCAATTCTTACATCATTCACCACGTTGTTTTAagtttctattatttttattattattattatgtttatgtataatcattgtatataaaataatgattttagtttttgaatatGGAATATCTTTTGATGCATTTTTAGGTACATATCTTCTAAGGTGACATGTTTCTATTGTACTTTAGCTATAATCTGGgttgttatttttcttgtctTTGATTAGATAaactaattgaaattatttcgatagaaaatgaatatcaattattataaaaaaaaaaaaaaattatgttgctcaatacaaaagaaattatttcgCTCTCACAAATACAGAACAACTCATAAACTCGCAAACCAATCTAAAAAAATGgaacaaactaaaaaaatgaaccTAATATTAAATTGCACGACGAGCCGACCCAATCCACACTTTATATACCAAAACGTAGGGCGAGGGGTTTTACCATCTCTAGATTTTCCTACATAATGGGTAGAAGGTATAATTCTCTTGTGTTGCAACAtttgtttggaaaaaataaaaagaagtggAGTTTGGGCGGTCGAATGTGCACTTGAGCATGTTGGATGGAAGTGGGGTCCTTAAAAGCTGAAGTGGTTGACCACTTGTGCACTATGGATTTAGTTGTGTTGACTAAATCTGTGCCACACAGACTATTTCCTCCTATACCATCTCTACGTTACATCAAATCAAGACATGCTCATCAAAGTCGGCAACACTGTTGAAACTTTACAACATGTTTTAAACTTTCCTCCTTTGTCTTTTGccaaaataattatgaaaatgttgTTCATTTTCCCCAAGAGATCACCATATATATTGGGACGACAAAAAGACGACAACAAACAACAACGTAGTTGCTTATGTCAACCAACCACCAAATTTATGTGCAAAGAATAAAACCATGGAGCTAACTTTGTTATGTCGAACTTGTTAAATAAAACTAGATGCATTTCACAAATGCTGGATTAAATAGTGCTAAGAAGTAACATTCAATTTCAGTTATTTTTATCCAGTTTGGTGATGAatgatttaaagaaataattttctttttcaaaattttatatcaattagaGATAGGATAACTTCGTAGTATAtataagtttatataaatttcaCTTTACAAATCGATTTGACAGAATTAAGttgaatttaaagtttattttttaacatggtatcagatcTATGAGTTAAAATCTATTTTAGTaagatttgttattttttagatCTATTATATCACTCGTTATTAAGAGATTTGTTGtcaattttgtaagattgaatcatacttaaaatttatttcttaaccttattaatttataatacttgaattataagtttaagaaaaatcCGCTTACTTATAAGTTGAAATAACGAGTATTGACAtcgtaaaattatcattatggtgttaataaaataatattgcatCTTGTAAGAAGCTTGAATGATCTTACCTTAATATAGTTGAGTCATCCTATAGTATATATTAGGAGAACTTAAAGCTAAGAACGAccacaaaaattacaaatttcttGTTCGAGCTAGCAAAGTTCATTCAAATACAAACATCAATCAAGGTTATGATTGTTCTGTTTCAGCATTGAATCGATGCTCGTTTCAAAAATGAAATCGAAATAAAGACTATATTTATATACCCTATTTATCCTATTCTTGTGATAACAGTTTCTATTGCTTTGTGGTGTATATTCTTATAATGCACGTTTAAAAATAGCAACACCTTCTTCCTATAGAAATGTTGCTTTTAAGTTTTGATTTGCTATTGTTTGGAAACATTTGGTACAGGAATCTAACACCACTTTGGGTTCATACACCAACGTCGTTATCTCCATCCATATTACATCGTCCTACATATTCCTCTTCCTATTCGTTATCATCAACATGCTTTGGTTTGGTCTTGTGTCATTTTAGCTCGGTGGTGGTCCAACTCACAAAATTTTCCCATGCTTCAACAAGATGTGGTTCCTATAATTTGATAGGTAGTTCATAATCACTACGAAATTTAGATACATCTCTTAAATGGTTTTTGTGTTTAATATGTATCTGACTTCGATATTGTTGCAGATGACATCAATTGTCTCGTAACAGAAGTAAAGTGGGTCAGGTCAAAATCGAATGGTGACATTTGGATGGTTACACTTGAATAAAAAGAGTTGCGCTTTGACTAATGGTTATAGTTTTTGACTTAGTGGTAAGCACTTGATCCTAACAATTGATATCACAGCCAATGTCACAAGTTTTAACATCTATAAGTTTTAACTTAGTGGTAAACACTCATCCTAACAATTGATATTAGAGCCAAGATCATGAGTTCGATTTATGGTGAATAATTTGTTGCAGTACCTCGTACCATCGATATCGTTTTTTATCAGCATATGCTacatagattattattattattattttatcatctcAACCAAATTTTAACTtggtaaaaaaattcattatttttgtacaATTCTAATACTCAATTGCACATTTTATGATCTTAAGagaaatgttaatattttttgtgagaGTGTTTTGGAAAAAAGTTAATGAAAGGACTTAAGATATATAGAAAGCAAAAGTATGGTAAAGTAATGGAGATTAGTGGAGTGTGATGTTGTGAAGACGCATGGTTTAGAATAATGAAACTTCTGGAGGGTGTTGTGATAGTGGAGGTAGGAAGTAGGACTATTCAAATGAAAAATCTATGGGATATTAGAATTGCATAACAGAGAAAAGAAAGTGGCTTTCTTACAACCTACTTTAACATCATTAGTACCattcattcatatttttctgCTCTTCTTAGACAACCACCTTCCTTAAACTAACATTTAAGGATTCATAACTTTAGCCTTTGGTGGAgtggaataaaaaaaagaagaaacaagaggaaaaagaggaaaagaagagaaaaatatgaagatataaaaaaagaaaaatatattttaataactcTTATCACTTAAGGTAACATAATTTAAGTAGTTTTGAAATatagagaaataaaagaattaaaagtcatttaaaatatatcatcttAGATTGTgagagaaaattatcaaaatttagttatcatcaattatttttttgtctgaTTAGATCAACTTAGTTTGAATGGatgacataaaatatataaaacattttatttcatttataaaacattgaagttattaaatattcaaatttaatattttaacaaacatCGGTGCCTTTTATCAAGTAAATGGTATCATGAgatatataatacatttatgTACATTATGTGATCGAAATCATCTTAATAATCTTATAGATTTAATTACTCAAGTCGATCGAGTACATATCAATCACACAAGTATTCCATTATAGATTATAAACAAGtaattaatctttaatataGAGTTACAAGAAGATTATGCACTTAACAAAGTTCatctaatataaataaatatttcaatatatgtatcatttaattattatatacactTATTATTTCACTAATAATTCATCTAATTTGAATGGCGTGTATTGAGAAGAACACTTCTCATAGTCTACCGTTAAAGTATTCAAATTGATCCTTGcaagaataatttataatctatatatttaaattgttctctttttttggcatttttttttgtctataatAGAtctgccaaaaaaaaaaaactttctatTCCTCATTTCATGCTAGTTTGTGAAAAACGAAATCCTTTTGCCAGatttcacataaataattttccctttctatttttttctttcaaacaaaatgttacaatttaattttctcttttattccatttttttttctaaagaagCACAACACAAATAAggatacaaataataaatttctttatctaATAAACTTGCCTaaccaaacaaatatattatcctgatccaacattttattattttaacacatTTATCATGAAAAATTACTAAGATAAATATAGGCTATAATAtacaaatcatatatttttttaaaaactattggttatatttttaatcccCATCTCACAATCTTATAAACATTgcttaaaaaagaaatgaaaagtaaaaagaaagcTTTACAAAGTTAACGAAGATGAAAATTACTGGAATTCACAGAAATTGAAgctaaaagaaatatattttttatttactgaGTTCTAATAAAACTTATTActttaaatacttaaaataaaaatttaaagactgGTCGTATTAACATTTTTATGCTGAGTTGCAAAATGTTTTATACCATATTCCAATTTATTTGTGAATGATTTAAGCATGTGTGAAAAGAATCCATATATATGGATAATACTGGACCCTTTTACATGTGAAAAATTCTGACAGAATGAGATTTCTACTCAATTGCTTGGTTACAAAGATGTGTGAAACGTTCATTATTCGACCAttgaaattttccaaaaatatcttatatgctttttccttttttaggaaaaaaaaaatctgtttttGTTGATTAAATGAAGTGTAAAGTGAAAGATGCTTTGATGTCAAGCAAATTAACCAAGATATTTATGTTTGTGATGGAAAATGATGAATATCATTTCTGATATTGTGGTAAACTTGGCAAACTTTCACTGGTTTTTGCTTCATATATGCTGCACCACTTCAACCATTAAGGATATATATATGAATCTATCTTTTTtggaaataatattttgtagCCATATATgtcacacacaaaaaaaaatatcttgtagatatttccaaaaaaaaatatacttatagTTGTGATGAAAATTAGGTTTGAAGATGGTGCAACCTGTTACGTAAGGCTGATGCAtgcaatttattttgttttttatcttatgGGTGCCCCACTTTAGTTATCTTTAGAATGATTGTGGATTTATTGTAGTTGATGGCTAGagtagaaaattattattagaataATGGTAGTACTGCAtctttttggaaaaaaaaatataaattaaattatgatatatttgtgCATCATGATGGTAGCAAGCAGTAAGAATTTAAAAGTGAATAAACCCAAGCAACTTGTGTTGAGTTGGACCATTTCGTGAATGTTTTACacatttaataatttagtattttttttgtgtaatagttttattattaggTTCCTATTgcattaaatatgtttatttttttatataaacatttcaagcatttaaaaTGTTA carries:
- the LOC114178452 gene encoding uncharacterized protein LOC114178452 — translated: MGNCLALQDKVVKIMKADGKILEYKTPIKVEEVLLHFSGHAVSESLTVVRYLEPQRKLVRGQLYHLVALPPPSPKSNKKVRFAEPEVEDVEKSNNVVRIKLVISKQELQNMLQNEGFSVTKMLSLVHENKGEDLSQKNDDVSQGWKPVLESIPEVK